The following are encoded in a window of Centroberyx gerrardi isolate f3 chromosome 1, fCenGer3.hap1.cur.20231027, whole genome shotgun sequence genomic DNA:
- the csrp3 gene encoding cysteine and glycine-rich protein 3, which produces MPNWGGGCKCATCEKTVYHAEEIQCNGRSFHKTCFICMSCRKGLDSTTVAAHESEIYCKSCYGKKYGPKGYGYGQGAGALSSDPPGLNVDLQPHDSKQRPPAANSSPSKFGQKFGGSDLCPRCSKAVYAAEKVMGAGKPWHKTCFRCALCGKSLESTTVTDKDGELYCKVCYAKNFGPKGFGLGNAAMLDDRQ; this is translated from the exons ATGCCAAACTGGGGCGGAGGCTGTAAGTGCGCCACCTGTGAGAAGACGGTGTACCATGCAGAGGAGATCCAGTGTAACGGCAGGAGCTTCCATAAGACCTGCTTCATCTGCA TGAGCTGCAGGAAGGGACTGGACAGTACGACGGTTGCAGCACACGAATCTGAGATCTACTGCAAATCCTGTTACGGCAAGAAATATGGGCCAAAAGGCTACGGATACGGGCAAGGAGCCGGGGCGCTGAGCTCGGACCCTCCTGGACTGAATGTAGACCTGCAGCCTCATGA CTCTAAGCAGCGCCCGCCCGCCGCTAACTCCAGTCCCAGTAAGTTTGGGCAGAAGTTTGGCGGGTCGGACCTCTGCCCCCGCTGCTCCAAAGCCGTGTACGCCGCCGAGAAGGTGATGGGAGCCGGGAAG ccttgGCACAAAACCTGTTTCCGCTGTGCCTTGTGTGGCAAGAGCCTGGAGTCGACCACAGTGACAGACAAGGATGGAGAGCTGTACTgtaaag tTTGCTACGCCAAAAACTTCGGCCCAAAAGGATTTGGACTGGGGAACGCTGCCATGTTGGACGACCGacagtga